In Aeromicrobium yanjiei, the sequence CAGATCACCGCGACAGGAAAGTCGTCGGCGAGTTCGTGGACCAGCAGGAACCCACTGTTGGGAAGACGTTCTCCCTTGCGAGATAGGCCGACGCACGTTTCAGTATCTCGATCTCCATCACCTGGACCCGGTTCTCGCGACGCAGACGCACCAGCTCTGAGCGTTCGTCTTTCGTCAGACCGGGACGGTCGCCGGCCTCGACCTCGGCTTGAGCCGTCAACCGGCGCAGACCGGACTCACTGACTCCCAGATCCTTCGCGATCTCAGCCACAGGGCAATCGCCGGACCGGGCAAGCTCGACTGCTCGACGACGGAACTCCTCGGGCTTTGCTGCAGGCATTCCAGACTCCTCGCTCGGAGCAATCCTTGCTCCAACATTGGTGTCCGGAAAATCCGGGACAGGTCAGGTCAAGCGACATCATCGGCCGCGTGTGGTGGGTGCGTGGATCGCGTCGAACAGTCCGTGGATCGCGTCCCGGGTTGTGGCCCATTTGGGGTCGCTGCTCGGGGTTCCGTCGCGGGCCAACTGGCTATGAGAACTCCAAGGTCGCCCCAGGGCTCGAAGTCGTGATCCGCATGACCGAGACCTTCAACGTCACCGTCGACTACTTGCTCTTCGACGCCGCCGAACGACGGCCACTGAACGCGCCCAGCAGCGCCGTCAACGCCCGCCTCACCGACCTCCACCAACTCAGCGACGAAGAACGCCACACCATCACCAACGTCATCGACGCCCTCGTCACCAAAGCCAAACTCCGCCTCATCACCGGCGGAGCGGGCTGAGGCTCAGGCCTGTCCGAAGGGCACCGGCACGGACCCAGCACCTGACCATCGACGGGTGGCCAACGCGATCGCGTCGTTCTCCCCAGCGAGCACGACATGGAACGGGACCGGCGGACGGTCCCACCATTCGCCAAGCTCGACGGACTGGCTCCATTCCTCGGCCGCAGACTCCAGCGCTCGAGCAAGCCAGCCGAGCGCCTCAGGCCCTGCGTGCGCGAGGACCTGGTCCGGGTCTGTGATCGTCACGACGTAGCCCTCGCCCGCGGGCAAGGTCTCCAGTTCGGCGATGCACTCGTTGAAAGCATCCTCGTTCTCGCCGAAGTAGAGCGGGAACTGCAGCGCGGCCGCGAACTCGTCGAAGAGCCCGCTGACCGTGCGCATCTTGCGACCGCGCAAGATCCGGGCGGTCAGGCCCGACTCCACCCAGCCGACCACAGCCGACCCGATCGCCTGCTGGTCACCTTCGAGAAGGAGAGGCCGAAACTCCGGATCTACCTTCAGCAACGCGCGAACGTCGGTCATTTAGTCGGCCCCCGAACAAGCATGAAGCTGCCGTAATGATCGCCCGTGAAATAGGCCGATCCATCACTGCTGGTAACCAACCGCTCGGCGCCACGGTTGACACCCTTAGTGTACTGATTGACCTCCCACTCACGATAAGTAACCCCTCCGGCACGCGGTCCTCCGAGTTCCTGAAGACCGAGCCGCTCTTGTACCCCGGTAGCGGTGCACCCTTCGCATCGATCCGGTCCAGAACCGACCAGGTCTTCTTCGAAGCAGGCCCAATCGGCAGGATGTGGTCTGCGCTCTTTGCGTCAACGCCAGCAGCACGTTCACTCGTAGCAGCGGCACCAGCCCGTCCGGGTCCGCCAGCAGCAAGGGTGGCCAGCAAACCTAGAACCTCGCCGCGCTGGTAATTCAGCGTGTCCCGCTCGGGACCTGTCAACTTGTCGGTCAAATCCTGAAGAGGCGTCGCTCCGAAGGCCGCCGCCAACGGCCGGCCTTATAACGAAGTTCTGACGAAGAGGTCACCCACCGACGAAGGGTTGGACAAGTGCCCGTTGAGGATTGGCGTCGAGCCAATGGGGGGCGAGTCCTACATTTGGCTTGAGTACAACGCAGAGTTCCCTGTATGGCACCAAACTGGCATGCTTCCGCTTCATCGCCGGGCGCAACACTGCTTCAGATTCGCGCTCGGACGACTTGTTCCGCTACTCCGGTAGCCAACAGATCACGTGCTCTGTCGATCACGTCTACGACTACGGCGACGGACTCGCACGTCTTGCGATCAAAGGAGCGACGCCCGAAGAACCAACCACTCGACTTGAAGTCTACAAACTTCGCGGGCTGTCCGGGATACCCGTCTTGGAGTGGGCGGCGAAGGTGGATGCCCTGCGCGTCAACGGCGAAGGCGGGCAGACGTGGCAAGGGTTCACCTTCTACGCGAAGCGTTTCTACGCACTCACTGGTGATCACGGACAGGACAACAGATACCTCCACATGCAGCAGTCCTCGATGGCGCACACGGCCAAGAGGATGACGCCGACCCCAAGCGCAGCATTGATCCCGGCATCCGGCGCGGGTTTGGGCTCGGTGGAGACGTTTCGACCCCGCAGATCGGGACAGCTGTCACTTACTAGAGGAGTCGGTGCCGGAGGTGTCAACGACGCTTGGAGCGCGCTTCGTCATCCGGAGCAACAAGATCAAGGATGAGATCGGCGCGACCCGGCACGAACCAACGCCAGGACCAGGACAACGAAGGCAAGTGCAGAGACGCACGCGGCCGCCCGTTCCGCCCCCCCCAGCAGAGAGTCCGATACGTACCACTGACAGGACTGCGGCGAGGGCGGCACAAGAAACGAGCAGCTTGTAGCCGGGAGAAAGTTCTCTCAATTTCGTAATCAACACGCCGTTGCCGTCCCGTAAGCGGAGAACGCATATCCTACGCCCGCGGCAACCAGGGCGGTCGTGCCTCCAGTGAAGGGGGCTGCGAGTAAGGACCCCGTGGCGAGGAGGTGACCTCCGTAAGACACCAAACAGTTGACAGAGACGTGGAGCTCGATGCTTGGCAGGTGGTCGACAACTGAGTCCGCAAGGTCCTCTCCGAACACATGCCGCTGGGGTCAGAATTGTTCACTGGGTCCCCGGCTGCGTAGTGCCCTCCTCCGACACCACGCACGCCAAGCCTTCAGCGGCCAATCCAGCTGATCGGTATGGCTTACTGGCGCGGCACCGCCTCACAGCAGGCACAGGACGATCTCGACGGCCTGCTCGACCCTGCGCTGGGATTCGCCCAGCAACAGCTCGACGCGCACGGCGAGTTCGACCCCTACGCAGTTGTGGTCGACGCTGACGGCCAGCAGCGCATGGTCGCCGCGGACATCGGTAGCGACGAGCCGGCATCAGCGGACCTGATCACCAAGCTGATCGCGACGCTCTCCGACGAGCGGGACAATCTGCGCGCGGCCGCAATCGTCGCCCACATCCGCCTGCCCGAAACGAACAGCGACGCCGTCCGCGTCACCCTCGAACACTCCGAACGCGTCTCCCTCACTGTCCTCCTTCCTTACAAGGCCCGCCAGTTCGGACGCGGCATCGACTACGGGAACCTGCAGGCGAGTGCGGCCACCGCCTTCATCTGGCCGGCTGGCTAGTCCAACGCCGCCAGCGCGCGCTGCGCCTCTTTGCGCACCCACGCCCGATCGTCGTCCAACATCCGCTCCAAGCCTGGGCGGGAAGCTGGCGCCTTGAGCTTCCGAAGGGCCTTGACCGCATGACCACTAACGGTGGGGTCGTCGAGGAGCTCGATGAGCACCTCGACGGCCTCCGGCTTCCTCGATCGACCAAGGCCCAGCACGACCATCTCGCGGCTGCGACCGAAGGAACCATCGCGTGCGAGTTCCACCAGTTCGTCGAAGTAGTCGTCGCTCCATGTCACGTCGAGCGCGTTGCCAACAGCCCAGCGCACGCCGAGCTCCGTTTCGTCCTCGACGCTGCGAAAGTACTCGATCAGAGGCAGAGTCGCTGCGGGCCTCGCCCACGGCACACTCAGCACGCGCACAACCTCCATGAGGGTCTTCGTCTCTGAGACCTCCGGCAATGCGGCGACCAAGACCGGAATCGCCGTCCGGTAGCGCACTCCAGAATGGCGGAGCTCAGCGAGCGAACCGACGACGTATCCAATCTCTGCCAGGCTCGCCAGGATCGGCCCCTCATCAGGCGCGGGGGGTTCTACTGCTGTCACGCGATCATGGTCCCAGATTCGGGACTCGTGTAATGACACCCGAGTCGATCATGTTCTGCAGCGGCTTCGAGAACGTCGTGGAACCTCTGACGTAGAGGTTGAACGTCAAGCTGTGCGCCTGCGCGTAAGCCGTGAAATCACGCAGCTGGCTGGTGTAGCTCAGGCGGCCGACGTTCTTGACCTCGCCGAGCACCGACGAGTTCAACTCGTCGGGGATGCGGTAGGCCGCTCTGCCGCTCGCAGACGGAATTCGGTCCATCGCCGGGCGCAACACTGCTTCAGATTCGCGCTCGGACGACTTGTTCCGCTACTCCGGATCCCCGTCTTGGAGTGGGCGGCGAAGGTAGATGCCCTGCGCGTCAACGGCGAAGGCGGGCAGACGTGGCAAGGGTTCACCTTCTACGCGAACCGTTTCTGCGCAATCACCGGTGATCACGGACAGGACAACACATACCTCCACATGCAGACGCCGGTCGAGCCTCAAAGCACCAATTGGCAGTCCGATCCCAAGATGGTCAGCGCGGCGTCCGTCAAGCAGAGCCTCCCGTCGGACATCGACGACTGCGGGCCCGAAGGTATAGCCGTGTATCGCCCGGA encodes:
- a CDS encoding putative toxin; protein product: MLRPAMDRIPSASGRAAYRIPDELNSSVLGEVKNVGRLSYTSQLRDFTAYAQAHSLTFNLYVRGSTTFSKPLQNMIDSGVITRVPNLGP
- a CDS encoding transposase; this encodes MPAAKPEEFRRRAVELARSGDCPVAEIAKDLGVSESGLRRLTAQAEVEAGDRPGLTKDERSELVRLRRENRVQVMEIEILKRASAYLARENVFPTVGSCWSTNSPTTFLSR
- a CDS encoding barstar family protein, giving the protein MTDVRALLKVDPEFRPLLLEGDQQAIGSAVVGWVESGLTARILRGRKMRTVSGLFDEFAAALQFPLYFGENEDAFNECIAELETLPAGEGYVVTITDPDQVLAHAGPEALGWLARALESAAEEWSQSVELGEWWDRPPVPFHVVLAGENDAIALATRRWSGAGSVPVPFGQA
- a CDS encoding HEAT repeat domain-containing protein, producing the protein MTAVEPPAPDEGPILASLAEIGYVVGSLAELRHSGVRYRTAIPVLVAALPEVSETKTLMEVVRVLSVPWARPAATLPLIEYFRSVEDETELGVRWAVGNALDVTWSDDYFDELVELARDGSFGRSREMVVLGLGRSRKPEAVEVLIELLDDPTVSGHAVKALRKLKAPASRPGLERMLDDDRAWVRKEAQRALAALD
- a CDS encoding ribonuclease domain-containing protein; amino-acid sequence: MVGSGPDRCEGCTATGVQERLGLQELGGPRAGGVTYREWEVNQYTKGVNRGAERLVTSSDGSAYFTGDHYGSFMLVRGPTK